The genomic window cgaattaaccaaaatttatatgttttgttttttttttgttaaaacaaatataaaacatataaaaaattgataatgttcatttgattGAATTATCCGAATTAGTAATagcctaatacatataatatataatattatttataaagttaagttaattacccgattttaaattgaattaaccgttaactgaaatttcaaaaaacttTTAACCAACTTCTGACCGAACTAGATCAGTTAACCAAATTAGAttgattcaattaattaattcaattttaactgaAATTTGAAGACCGTGTGAGAATGTgtttattatcaattttaaaattataatgtgATAAGTGGTTTTTTGTCTTCACCTAAATGTGGTGACCAATTTGTTAGGCTGATGTTATCTTATATTGGTGAAATCATGATTCTTAGtgatctttatatatatatatatacacacattatATTGCAGAGTTTGGAACTATGGgccttagtaaaattttgaaaaattataggagtttaataatttaaaaaaaaaattggggtgtaattaaaatttttgtgagattaatgaaacttttcaaatttcacaaaaaataaaaaatataagatgagagatcaaatgatgaaaataaattttttggttCAACAAGTAGGTTCCATTCATGGAAGGTGAAAATGATGGGTCATAATATAATTAAACCCGttgaaagaaaaatcaaatttaagTTAAAACAAAAGATGGTTTTACTAATATACTGAAAGAGATGCATAAAAAGAAGAGTTAATCACTTGGGATTTTAGATATATTTGCAGAGTGGCCCTTATTGTTCATAGCTATCTCTGTAAAAGGTGGTATAGGAAGGGAGTGTTTCAACCCAACATTGCTTAtgattgagcaaaaaaaaaaggcaGTTGTCTATGAAAAGCACTACAAATTAAACCCATCCATTTGCTCTCTATTTCTTgcttttatttttaactcaaacCCTCATTCATCTATTGGACATTGACCTCCTCAAGTGTAAGGGTGGACCCTCCCTTTTTTTTCCAGGTTTACGCGACACCATTAAGATAACATATTAACTCGTGTAATGCTAATATAATTTGTTTGTACTAAATCTCGTACAGAATAAGATGGATCTTCAAATACTTAGACTTCAGTAAATCTTGTCGCCATAACCTTAACCATATGATCAGTAATTACATTGTGAGTTCTTGGGATACTTGGACGCTCCCTTTTTTACtcattatatatacacataaaacaTTGATGAAGGGATTTATTTGTGTTGCATGAATAATTAAGATTTgatgtgttaaaaataataaattcatgtcaATAGCGTCAGATTTAATATCTATATGTAATATATGTATACTcttgtttacaatttaatccacgTGTTCTAAATACAATTAACCTTCTTTATAACAATCACCTGCTATAATAGCATTTCGCTATATTAGCAACATCCATGGTTATAAAGtacattctttattaaattagatATTCATGACAACATATTGTCTAAATTTTTAAGTATATTATAGTTATTTCATACAAGCAAGtctattaattatcatttattaaatgaaaaatatcttaattaaaatattatttgaataaaatgattaaaattcacGTGAAGAAatctattaattatattttattaaacgaAAATAATCTTCAATGAATGGAATTAAAGATGTCAGtttaataaactattaagttccctaattaaattttttactatGAATTTGGAAtatcataaacttataaattgattatttgaatttagtaactcgtgaaaaattaatttattttgataactcattgattaattgaacttattagatttatgaactttataattaatcatgtgaAATTCACGATATAAATTCTATGGCAAGCTTACAACGATTATCTCATTATAACAGATAGGTGTACAATAAACAACTTTTTATAACAggtaaaatctggacaaataaatGGATTGTTATAAAGAGAGTTGACTGTATATATATTCCACATAAGATTTATGCTTACACTTAACACTCAAGCTAATGATTAAGTTGATAGAATGACTTAATTAGGCAACTACAATAATGATACTTTGAGGATTTAATTAGAATGTTATAAAATTCAAGATCAATTTAGAATCTAGAAAGAACTCAATTTTAAACCCTGTAGATGATATTGTTGGGAAGGACAATCACAAATCATAAAAGGATTAATCTTTATAAATCACAAAACAAACATGAATGATACTTTAGTTGGAAAAGGAGATCAAAACcagaatttaaccaaatatatACGGGTCAGTGTAGCTTACATGGCTGAAACCTAGATGATATAATCCTCCTTGGCGATAAACAATGTTTCTAAAACTGGACTGATGGTGAAACCGTCATGTTACTggatcaattaataaaataaaaattattaacaaaaaagTTCAGTTCAATTATCGGTTTAATTGATTCATATCGGTCCACGCTTCAAAGTCTCTCTCAAGATTGATATCTAAACCGATTTCTAATTCAACCGGTTGGATCGGGTTAAAACATACGTGGAATAGAGAGCAAAGAAAGTATCTGTTTGATGTGGGGTTTGAAATATATTTTCAGTCAAACAACATAATTCAACTGTTTGACAGATTTTGAACCAAAAAAACAGAACGTAATCTACTTTGATTTTTTCTGTTTTGAAGACACAAAAAAATCCCTTCCCAACATTGAGGGTCACATTGAATAATCACACCTCCCCGCCCCCAACACCTTATTATCACGTTAGTCGAAATCATGAAAGCTGACAAAACATAAATACAATCTACTTTTTTGTTCTGTGTTTTTTGCTTTCCCATGGCTTAAATTTTGCTCCCTCTCCTTAACCTTCACTACAACACTCATGTCTTTAATGGCTAACTTACTCTGTTTCAGTGTCTTGTTCTTAACCATGTCGTTTTCATACTGTTGTATGGCACATAAATGGCCTGCAGGTGGTTCAACTAGGTTCTATGATTTCAAAGTTCAAACCATGAAGGTTAATAAACTATGTAACACCAAAGAGATTGTCACCATTAATAAAATGTTCCCTGGACCTATAGTTTATGCTCAAGAAGATGATAGGATCATTGTTAAGGTCACTAATGAGACCCCTTACAATGCCACAATTCACTGGTATGTTTTATGTTATGACCATGGTTAGTATTTAGTGCTAATTATATGTTATCTTTAACCATTGttggtttttcttctttttaggcATGGGGTCAGGCAGAAGTTATCGTGCTGGTTCGACGGTCCGTCGTATATTACACAATGTCCTATTCAAGCAGGCGCGAGTTTCACATACGAGTTCACGTTGGTGCAGCAAAAGGGGACCTTTTTTTGGCACGCACATGTTTCTTGGCTTAGAGCAACTGTTTATGGTGCTATTGTTGTGTATCCGAAGACGGAAGTACCGTACCCTTTCGAACATCCTTACGAAGAACATATCGTGATCTTAGGTACGCTATCATTTTTAATCCGATATACCTGTAGTGTTATGTGGTATATTTATGTTTGGAATTTGATAGGGGAGTATTGGTTGAGAGATGTTGTACAACTCGAACGGGAAGTTCTAGCGAGCGGTGGTGCTGCTCCACCGGCTGATGCGTTGACTATTAACAGTCACCCGGGACCAAACTACAACTGCTCTCGAAatggtaattaaaaaaaaaatttatatcggTATCGTTATTGTTTGATCATTTGTAATGAATGTTATTAATTATTGATCTGCAGATGTATACAAGATTGATGTTGTACCTGGGAAAACATATTTGTTGAGGCTAATCAATGCAGGACTAAATATGGAGAATTTTTTTGCTATAGCTTATCATAAATTAACGATCGTGGAGTCCGACGCTGAGTACACCAAGCCATTCACTACGGACTGTGTGATGTTAGGACCGGGGCAGACCATGAACGTCCTTGTTACGGCTAATCAGCCGATTGGGAAGTATTCCATGGCTATGGGACCTTACATGTCTGCTCAAAATATTTCATTCCAAAACATATCAGCCATTGCTTATTTCCAATACTCAGGTGCTGTCCCGAACAGCATATCGTTACCGGCTAAATTACCGAGTTATAACGATAATCTTGCTGCAAAGACTGTCATGGACGGACTTAGAAGCCTTAATCCTGTTAACGTCCCTAAAGAGATCGATACTGAATTGTTTATCACCGTGGGATTAAACGTCAACAAATGTCGGTCCAAGACACCACGTAACAACTGCCGAGGCATGAACAATGGGACTTTTGCAGCTTCAATGAACAATATAAGCTTCGTAATGCCTACTGTTTCGATTTTAGAAGCCTATTATAAGAAGATTGATGGTCAGTTCAAAGTGGATTTCCCCGGTGCACCGCTTCAGTTTTACGACTTTGTCAATGGGGCACCGAACAATGCTCCTAATAACACACAGGCCATTAATGGAACAAGGACCAAAGTCCTTAAATTTGGTAGCAAGGTACAACTTATCTTCCAAGACACTAGCACGGTCACCACCGAGAACCACCCAATTCATCTCCACGGCTATAGTTTCTACGTAGTTGGATACGGTACCGGGAACTATAATCCACAGACTGCAAACTTTAACTTGATCGATCCACCTTATATGAACACCATTGGAGTCCCAGTAGGTGGATGGGCTGCAATACGATTCGTTGCCGATAATCCAGGTACGATACTCAACTTTGAACAACTTCATTAACATTAGTAGTACTATATATTTATGTTAATCACATGTTAATTCGATCTTTGTCTCGTATTTAGGGGTTTGGTTCATGCATTGCCACTTAGAGATACACCAGTCATGGGGTTTAGGTGCTGTGTTGATAGTGGAAAATGGAGAAGGAGAGCTCGAGACATTACCTCACCCTCCGGCAGATCTGCCGAGGTGTTAGAAGCTATCGTGTCATGGTCCACCCGTGTCTTGGTTCGTGACATTTTCATTTAAAGGATGCTTTGTTATATTTCCTGCTCGATTTCTTTTAGATCATCAAATTGTTATGTATGTAAAGAAGTAAAGATTGGAGGAATAAAACTGCAAATTTCTTCACTTTTTCAACATAGATTCAACCATGCATAGCTTAGTTGCTTGAATTGGAAGGCACCATAGATTGATAGATACTTCCATTTCCATACAATGAAGAGTTAATTCAATCTTAAACCGCATACTCTAAAAGattgatacatttatatatatatatcagtgaaTTTGTTTATTAATGCATCGTTACTTTGTCGGTAAAAGTATCACGGAAGTCCTTGTACTTGGAGTTGGATTGTATTTTGTCAATTCTACTTAAAAATTTTAGCAAATTAGTCTCATTAGACCAAAGAGTAAttggtcattctattaaaaaattcatccatttctactgttaaaaattgatctATATACATCAGCATGAGATACATGTGGCATTCCACGTGTCACTTTTTGGTTACTTTGTTAACCATGTCAGTTTTTAACAATGGATGAAACTTTTAACATAAAtaaccaatttactctttaatctaatctacatgaactaatttacccattttttagtaGAGAAAGCAAAATGCAATCTATCACCTAATACAAGAGCCTCCATGGTATTTTTACCATACTTTTCCATTGAATGTAATACAATGAACTAGATAGACCATTGTACAAATGAGCATATTATCAAGTATTGACCccaaatttcaacaattttctAAACACGTGCTAGGGGTAAACATTCAATTTTTTCAGTTAATTTtccaatttaaccaatttaattgaCAACTTTCAACCTTAGTTGAATCGAATGACcgacttaaacttaattaactTAATAACCGATTAAACATTGTCGATTCGGTTGGTTAACCAACTTATcgtatattataaatatatttaaaattcataaccGAAAACTACTTAATCAAGATCATAATCAACTAAATTAATAAAGTCGACTTAACTGACACTAGCTTAACTGAATAAATCAATTAAACTGATATAACCGGATTTTGCTAACCTCTAATATTGAGCCGATTTTTGTTTGAGTtggataataatttaatttgggcCTAATGTTTAGCATTATTCATTGGGAGTGGCGTATAGAGTCCATTTTTGAATAGCTGAAGTTAAAAAGTTCCTATAGAAATTGCATTAGAAATTTATAActaaatattaagaattttattttaatataaaaattaggaTAAATTATACTtgaggtcactaaactattacaaaatggtcattgaattcttcaaaatttttatttaattcactaTAATGTTAAGTTTTTCCTTTAAATGGTTCGGCTATTGAGCTCCGATCGACGATTCGATGATCGGTATGATGGATTAGTACCTATTGAGTAGAATAACATACATTATATCTAAGTCGATTTGATGGAGAAAAAACTGTTTGGATTTTAGTTCGCAATTCATGgcattcaaagttgtttcataaaaaaaaattgaaccgtAGAGAGAAAGGGAACGAGATCTTTCGATTGGTGCAGACAATACAAACAGAAAAAGGccatacaacaacgattttaacaactcgatggtttaaataatttttttgaataacttaataattattttataactttttaaaattaaataatcaaatcataaatttattaataaatagttTGCAACCAAAAAAAATCTAAGCAATCTATCTAACTGTCCGCAATCAATAGGACACCTAACCatatcaataatttattttaatttattattgtttatgaATTGACCTACCAaaaattactatatatatatgtatattctgTTTTCAAAGAAATGAGGGGATCTGTAGAAGATTAATTATTTTCTGGAAGGTACAATAGGTCTTAGGCATAAAATTTTCCAACTTCCATACCAACCTACGTTGAAggttattcaatttattaataaatttatattttagtcactcaactttaaaaagtcataaaatgatcattgaattattcgaaagttttcatttaagttattagaCTATTATAATCGATGTTGTATCTATATGGTCATCTCTATTCGCACTGCTTGTATAAATCAAAAActctcatttctcttttcttttacagttcaatttttttcatgaaacatttTTGAATATCGCAAATCTGCGAACCAAAATTCAAGTAGTTTTCTTCTCTGATCTTCGACATTGATCGTCAAATTGACTTGAGTTTATGGTATATTCTTCTATTCGTCAATGGATTTGTTCTACTATACTTGATCGTCGAATTGTCATTTAAAGCTTGTTAGttggactttttttttaaaaaaaataatagtctagtaacttaaataaataaaactttcgaatagttcaatgaattaaatgaaaatttttgaaaagtcagtgatcattttgtaactttttgaagttgagtaaccaatacgtaaatttactaatagttagtGACATTGAGTGTggtttactaaaaaaaatttcatttgagtACTAATTCCTAGGGGTTATATTGGTTTGGTTCGGTCAAACTTTTTGGATTGTTGTCCATCATAATTCATTTCGgtctcaattttttatattaaaattttaaacttattttgagaaaatgtttgagaaaatgagttttacttttttttttttgcttttgaatattaattggcaaagtttcaaattttacttttatatgaTATCTTTTgaaaaaatacttttatatagAACATTTAAgttgttttcattattttaaatataaaatatttttttatatcatagaaattataaattaaataaaaataaaattcaggtCGGTTTTAAGTAACCATGGTTTATTAACTTGCATTCCATAAATCATCCAAACACTTCGATTTGCGTTGGTTTTCAGTTTTTCTTGCTTAACTCTACTAATTTTTGTTACGGAATTCAAATATAAGTACTTAATTGGAACCCAAAAAAATCTTAATACCAAATTATACATTAAAaccaaactcaaatatcaaaCAGTACATAGCCCTATAATTAAACAACATCATCTTGAAAAAATAATACAGGAATGGGTAAACCACATCACTAAACTAtaagtaagtttatgttttggtcactcgacttcaaaaagttacaatagggtcactgaactattcgaaagttttcatttaagttgaTGAAcctttcaaaagtttttatttaaattactggactgttaagttttttttaaaaaagttcagCTAATGAGCTCTAAGTGACGATTCAATAATCGATATAGTGGACCAGTACCTATtgacaagtagaagaacatacattAGATCTAAGTCAATATAACGGTTAGTGCCAGAGATcggaaaaaaaaatctatttggATTTTGATTCACAAAGTTGTgacattcaaagttgtttcattaaaaaaattgaattgtaaaaaaaatagattgagagcttttgattggtgcaAGCAATATGAACAGAGAAGATTGTACATCAATGATTTTATCAGTCTAATAACTAAAATGAATAtcttcaaataatttaatgaccattttataacttgttaAAGTTTAACAGCTAAAACGTAAACTTATCAATAGTTTAATAAACTTGATTGTAGATTACCTTATaggaataattaaaaaaaaaaggactaaGCAAAAAGATCAATTGAGATATACCAATCATGAACATATTAAATGATTATTCACTCTTTAAGAATTACTTAGTGTTTACTTTTATAACATTAATGTACTCTTATCAAACAGTTCAGTGCTTACAAAATTACAATGAAACTGCAATTCTACAGAAGAAAGTTAGATGTATGTCTATCTATATATtcctattaaaaaatatattttaaatcgACATGATAAACATATTACATAGATTTAAAGGTTTATATGCATAATAAATactattatatcattttatgatTGGGAGGAATATTATTTTCTTCAACGATCTTCACCAAGGGTAAAAGTGAGGGTAGGCAAGAGCTACGCcccctaaaatgatttttttaaacccCTCAAGatctataaaattatatgttaatacGTGACAAAACTATAgtcccaaaatgataaaatttttgatTTAGTCATTCTAAAaagggataaatcttaaaattatacatgaattttgatttggtgaAATTATAcacattaaaagaaataaatacatcaatttatttttatattggataaataaaattatatgtatatgtaaaatataaatataaaaataatgctatatcaataattgtgttaataatttgtgaaaattgaattaaattaaaatttcaaatataaaatttcacaaaatcaaaattcatatataaaattgaacATTAgaccaaaattcatgtataatttcgACATTTATCTcttccaaaatttataaaaatataaaccaatatagcaataaaattatgttttaactcttataaaaatatacaatttaatttcgctcCCATTTTTCTCTTCGTCTCCCCCCaccaaaattataatatatatatacccttTCTCCTCTTAAATGTCAGATTTTGACTTTTAATGGAAAAATAATTTCAACTTTggcaacttaatttttaaaaataaaagaaattgcaaaaaataaattacaaaaactttcaaagaaataaaatttaaaaactatttattataaaatttaattaattgaaatatttaaaataattagccTCAAAAAATATCAATCGTTACATTTTTACTGAAGCCATAAAATTTGGATGTACCAAATTTGCTATAGAAGTTAGGTCACGAGGCCATCTAACTTGGAAAagccaaatcaaaattaaatgtGAAAAAAGAAGGATCTACGTATATGTTGCCTGTACCTCAATTATGGGGTCTGAATTAGCTTCTTCTCTAAAACTCGTAAACATTGCTTTCATGTTGATGTTGCCATTTTGTTTGTTACCTTTCAAaggcatatatatgtatatatgtatatatatatatgcatgtgtgtaTGTATATAGGGATTAATTTTCAAAACACTTTTTGTCATTTATCTTGTTCTAGCATAATGAGTTACTTgcaagaaaagggaaaaaaaaaaacatttcaatttcttttgtctcctttttgagttgaaattgagATTTATAAGCCATGTATTCAAGTTATTTTTTTAGGATAAATATcgaaattatatatgaattttgatgtaatgtataatatcatatatgaattttgaatttatgtaattttatatacatgaaattttaatttgattaaaatttcacTAATCACTAGCAGCATTATtgaataacatcattttatgatatattgcatacataagcattgaattataaatttttgagaggttagaatataattttatcatatattcatgtgtataattacatcaaattaaagttcatgtatcaaattgtacATTGgaccaaagttcatgtataaatttaatacGTATcccccttcttcttcttctttttttatcaaGGAGCTTCAATTTCTACTTGATATACAATTGGGGTTGATATTAGTGGTTGTTGACGGTTTACATGATGGTGCAGAGAGTTGTATAAAAGGTTCTTTGGGACATTTTGCAGAAATTTAGAGTATGAAAGAGCAGATGATGAGATTTCATTGATACAGAACCAATTCCAGTAGACTTACTAGAGGGTCCTATTAGCGTGCATCCAGTAGGAATTGAACTTATAATTCGTCAATTATAAATTGGACGATTTAACCATTCAACTATGGATGCTTAATGAGGATCCTTGTATATGATGAATAACCAAATTccaattaaaatgaaatatttaggATAAATCAATGCAATTTAGGAGGAATCAATGAAAGGATATCAATTCAAATCTTTCATTTTCGAATTGTGAGAGATATTGAGTATATATCTTGCAATGGATTCTAAAGTCaggaaaattttcttttagatgctagaattaaattataaatttttgggagggattaaaaatgtaattttatcattatattaacttataacTTCATAATTTATGAAGGGACAAGATACATAAtacttcatctttttttttttggaaggcTAGAAACAAATTGTAAAAATCTAGagatcaaaatgcaatttttgaaGGGATTAGACCATTATTGCACTAGATTGGGGTGAATTAGAGATAAATCATAAATTTCGAAGGTTattaaattactttataattttttaatttcatcaatTTGAGTCTTGCCTACACTTTTGGTGTAGTCGTTGAGTACAACCCATTTGTTGGGGGATGAAGCAACTTACTAAATTATGATTGACCTCAATACATGCATTTAGACGTATTGTAGATGAAAATAAATGTTGATGAAGGAAATGTTGCTTGTTTTAATAATATCAAAGACAAGAAGACAACAAGATTTCAACAAAGAAATATATGTTAGGAAATAATTGGAAGTTCACTTTGCAACCTTTTTGACTTACAATAATTGCTTCCTCAATTAAAGTtccttttttagggtttttgcCTTCTACTCTCAGAAAAGAAAAATAGGTATTGCAATTTCATACGTAAACCCAATAGTATGCACATAGTAGTAGAAGTCTTATTCTTATAGTATTTAATTACACTGatgctaatttaaagaaataatcTTATTTTTAGTATTCTAATGCTACCTGTTATTTTTAGAACATAATTGTCTGTAATTTAGGAAAAGGGTATTTAATTATATCATTAATTCaagcatttaaataattttggtaTTAATTATAATCACTAGGATTGCTGGAGGTGGTCAAAGTCGTTCAAGATTTTTCTCTCATAAGTTCGAACTCTGCCCTCATTAGACGTATTC from Gossypium hirsutum isolate 1008001.06 chromosome D12, Gossypium_hirsutum_v2.1, whole genome shotgun sequence includes these protein-coding regions:
- the LOC107948164 gene encoding laccase-6, coding for MSLMANLLCFSVLFLTMSFSYCCMAHKWPAGGSTRFYDFKVQTMKVNKLCNTKEIVTINKMFPGPIVYAQEDDRIIVKVTNETPYNATIHWHGVRQKLSCWFDGPSYITQCPIQAGASFTYEFTLVQQKGTFFWHAHVSWLRATVYGAIVVYPKTEVPYPFEHPYEEHIVILGEYWLRDVVQLEREVLASGGAAPPADALTINSHPGPNYNCSRNDVYKIDVVPGKTYLLRLINAGLNMENFFAIAYHKLTIVESDAEYTKPFTTDCVMLGPGQTMNVLVTANQPIGKYSMAMGPYMSAQNISFQNISAIAYFQYSGAVPNSISLPAKLPSYNDNLAAKTVMDGLRSLNPVNVPKEIDTELFITVGLNVNKCRSKTPRNNCRGMNNGTFAASMNNISFVMPTVSILEAYYKKIDGQFKVDFPGAPLQFYDFVNGAPNNAPNNTQAINGTRTKVLKFGSKVQLIFQDTSTVTTENHPIHLHGYSFYVVGYGTGNYNPQTANFNLIDPPYMNTIGVPVGGWAAIRFVADNPGVWFMHCHLEIHQSWGLGAVLIVENGEGELETLPHPPADLPRC